One Methylosinus sp. C49 DNA segment encodes these proteins:
- a CDS encoding non-ribosomal peptide synthetase → MRLPELLRELQRRDIRPYVQDMRLRCRAPRDALTPDLRAAIDAYGDELREIFASTTSDFPKIERADRTQPPPLSFAQQRLWFLAQLDPGAAIYNIPVALRLSGKLDVRSLERSFDEILRRHEILRTCYGLKDHSPVQRICEDVVMPLPIRDIGELAEAECEEAVRRIALDDSQEPFDLATAPLMRARLLVLPDRSGVPEHVLLIVFHHIVTDDWSSALFFRELAAIYTGFATARPAPPPAPRLQYADFAVAQRNWLQGAVLERHLTYWRDKLAGNTPTIALPRRGRRRETTGPGAELPFEIPQALREGLRRMGRSRRATQFVVMLTSFYALLHRYSGQTDISVGTTIANRNRIDVEAMMGFFVNTLVLRADLSGNPRFDELLAQTQTITSQAQSHQDLPFERLVEELRPQARDVDPAPLFQIMFVFHNMGFEQLAIPDLHVGAVDGVKRSAVFELVLHITESGGDLSGWFEYDPGVFDSATIERMARNFLVLLEGVAADPDRRLSETPLLDEAERRSLLVEWNAATAVPARERLLHRMFERQAERRPEAIAIAHKGEEVAYAELETRANRLAHALLEKGVAPETRVGLLIDRGVDMLVGILGILKAGGAYVPLDPGYPATRIAHMIEDSRIGLVVTREELLTHLSSANIVSLCFDRDRPTIAEQSAAAPRTIGDADCAAYVIYTSGSTGKPKGVVISHANAVHSTLARSLYYPDKPRGFLLLSSFAFDSSVAGVFWTLAEGGTLCIPERGFEHDPQRLGELIIRHRLSHLLCLPSLYRLLLDQEEVARAGSLRAVIVAGEACAPEIVTRHYARRPDVALYNEYGPTEATVWSTVQRMRPEPVIPIGRPIAGVRIYLLDQWLQPVPIGSDGEMFIGGAGVGRGYLNHADLTAERFMPDPFGEKGERVYRTGDLARYREDGTIEFLGRVDHQVKIRGFRIELGEIEAALSAHPSVREAVVTACGDERGETRLVAHLVPAREQEFDEDDLRSGLRRSLPDHMIPSAFVRLAALPLSSNGKIDRSALPPPDFDARTAHSFIAPRTSTERRLCGIWAKVLGLPQIGAEDDFFALGGHSLLATQAVSRMRAAFGVDLPLRSLFDHPTVSALAPLLDTLRSSAGSVPSPATREGSLPLSFAQQRLWFLDRLLPGDSAYCIPAAIRLTGRLDAAALEAGLRLLGHRHEILRTTFSHDEDQPAQVVASDFDLSFSRVGLSALSPDEREAEMRRLVEAEAHRSFDLAHGPLLRATLLGLGEREHVLALMLHHIVSDGWSTDILIRDFTAFYTAFRRGLQADLPSLPIQYADFSIWQRRRMRDGGFESQIGYWRRKLEGAPLRSKLPTDRSRPPIQRHRGATLAFETPASVANGLRIVGRRAGATLFMVLLAAFKVLLMRHSGQRDICVGTLIANRACPEVENLIGFFANTLVLRTDLNGDPTFHELLGRVRETSLEAQENQDAPFEKVVEEIDPPRDPSRNPLVQVLFVLQNAPLRALELPELTVEALDVRTRTARFDLTLAMVERECALVSEWEYDSDLFDADTARRMQTDYATLLEIVAADPGKRLSELPLPSRAQATEVDETAPSRPAAPAPHVAPRNPTEQELANLFEHLLGVDKVSVHDDFFEIGGHSLLAAALARRMRSALGVDVPLLAVFRAPSVARLAELVDDLRRDDRHVATLIAPIESERRENRWSI, encoded by the coding sequence ATGAGATTGCCCGAGCTCCTGCGGGAGCTGCAGCGCCGCGACATTCGTCCCTATGTTCAGGACATGCGGTTGCGCTGCAGGGCTCCGCGCGACGCGCTGACTCCCGATCTGCGCGCGGCGATCGACGCTTATGGCGACGAGCTGCGAGAGATATTCGCCTCCACGACGTCGGACTTTCCGAAGATCGAACGCGCCGATCGAACGCAGCCGCCGCCGCTCTCCTTCGCGCAGCAGCGCCTCTGGTTCCTCGCTCAGCTCGACCCCGGCGCCGCCATCTACAACATTCCGGTGGCGCTGCGGCTGAGCGGCAAGCTCGACGTGAGGAGCCTCGAGCGAAGCTTCGACGAAATTCTTCGGCGACACGAAATCCTACGCACCTGCTACGGGCTGAAAGACCACTCTCCCGTCCAGCGCATTTGCGAGGACGTCGTCATGCCCTTGCCGATCCGGGACATCGGCGAGCTGGCTGAAGCCGAATGCGAAGAGGCCGTGCGACGCATCGCTCTCGACGACTCGCAAGAGCCGTTCGATCTCGCCACGGCGCCTCTGATGCGCGCCCGCCTTCTCGTCCTGCCGGACCGATCCGGCGTTCCCGAACATGTCCTGCTGATCGTCTTCCACCATATCGTGACCGACGATTGGTCGTCGGCCCTCTTCTTCAGAGAATTGGCCGCGATCTATACCGGTTTCGCGACAGCTCGGCCCGCGCCTCCGCCGGCACCCCGGCTGCAATATGCCGATTTCGCCGTGGCGCAACGAAACTGGCTGCAAGGCGCCGTGCTGGAGCGGCATCTGACCTATTGGCGAGACAAGCTCGCCGGCAATACGCCGACCATAGCGCTGCCGAGGCGCGGCAGACGGCGCGAGACCACAGGCCCCGGAGCGGAGCTCCCTTTCGAGATTCCGCAAGCCCTCCGCGAGGGACTGCGCAGAATGGGGCGGAGCCGCCGAGCGACGCAATTCGTCGTGATGCTCACCTCATTCTATGCGCTGCTCCATCGCTACTCCGGCCAGACCGACATCAGCGTCGGAACCACCATCGCCAATCGGAATCGGATCGACGTCGAAGCGATGATGGGCTTCTTCGTCAATACGCTGGTTCTTCGCGCCGACCTCTCCGGAAACCCGCGTTTCGACGAGCTACTCGCTCAGACGCAGACGATCACGTCTCAGGCGCAATCGCATCAGGACCTGCCGTTCGAACGGCTGGTCGAGGAGCTGCGCCCGCAGGCGCGGGACGTAGATCCGGCGCCGCTCTTCCAGATCATGTTCGTCTTTCACAATATGGGATTCGAGCAGCTCGCCATTCCAGATCTGCATGTCGGCGCCGTGGACGGCGTCAAGCGGAGCGCGGTCTTCGAGCTTGTGCTGCATATCACCGAAAGCGGCGGCGATCTGTCCGGCTGGTTCGAATACGATCCCGGCGTCTTCGATTCCGCGACGATCGAACGTATGGCGCGGAACTTTCTCGTGCTGCTCGAGGGCGTCGCCGCCGATCCGGACCGACGGCTCTCGGAGACGCCGCTTCTCGACGAGGCCGAGCGGCGCAGCTTGCTCGTCGAATGGAACGCGGCCACGGCCGTTCCTGCGCGCGAGCGGCTCCTGCACAGAATGTTCGAGCGCCAAGCCGAGCGGAGGCCCGAAGCGATCGCGATCGCACACAAGGGCGAGGAAGTTGCCTATGCAGAGCTTGAAACGCGGGCGAATCGACTAGCTCATGCGTTGCTGGAGAAGGGCGTCGCGCCGGAAACCCGTGTCGGCCTCCTCATCGACCGAGGCGTCGACATGCTCGTCGGCATCCTCGGCATCCTCAAGGCCGGCGGAGCCTATGTGCCTCTCGACCCCGGCTATCCGGCGACGCGCATCGCCCATATGATCGAGGATTCTCGCATCGGCCTAGTCGTGACGCGCGAAGAGCTGCTCACGCATTTGTCGTCGGCCAATATCGTGTCGCTGTGCTTCGATCGAGATCGGCCGACGATCGCCGAGCAGAGCGCCGCCGCGCCACGCACGATCGGCGACGCCGATTGCGCCGCCTATGTCATCTATACGTCCGGATCGACCGGCAAGCCCAAGGGCGTCGTGATCAGTCACGCCAACGCCGTTCACTCCACCCTGGCGCGGAGCCTGTATTATCCGGACAAGCCGCGCGGTTTCTTGCTCCTCTCCTCGTTCGCCTTCGACAGCTCGGTCGCGGGGGTGTTCTGGACCCTCGCGGAGGGCGGGACATTGTGCATCCCCGAGCGAGGCTTCGAGCACGATCCCCAGCGGCTCGGCGAGCTGATCATCCGCCACCGCCTCTCCCATCTTCTATGCCTGCCGTCCCTCTATCGCCTTCTCCTCGATCAGGAGGAGGTCGCCCGCGCCGGATCGTTGCGCGCCGTCATCGTCGCCGGCGAGGCCTGCGCACCGGAGATCGTGACTCGTCACTATGCGCGGCGTCCCGATGTCGCGCTCTACAACGAGTATGGTCCGACCGAGGCCACAGTGTGGAGCACCGTCCAGCGGATGCGCCCCGAGCCGGTCATTCCGATCGGGCGCCCGATCGCTGGCGTGCGCATCTATCTGCTCGATCAATGGCTACAGCCCGTTCCCATCGGCTCCGACGGGGAGATGTTCATCGGCGGCGCCGGCGTCGGACGCGGCTATCTGAACCACGCCGATCTGACCGCCGAGCGCTTCATGCCGGACCCTTTCGGCGAGAAGGGCGAAAGGGTCTATCGCACCGGCGATCTCGCCCGATACCGAGAGGATGGGACGATCGAGTTTCTGGGACGGGTCGATCATCAGGTGAAGATTCGCGGCTTTCGGATCGAGCTCGGAGAAATCGAGGCCGCCTTGTCGGCGCATCCCAGCGTGCGTGAGGCCGTCGTGACGGCCTGCGGCGACGAACGTGGCGAGACGCGGCTCGTCGCTCATCTTGTTCCGGCGCGCGAGCAGGAGTTCGACGAGGACGATCTACGAAGCGGACTGCGCCGATCCTTGCCGGACCATATGATTCCTTCGGCCTTCGTCAGGCTCGCCGCCCTGCCGCTGTCGTCCAATGGCAAGATCGATCGAAGCGCCCTGCCCCCGCCGGATTTCGACGCACGAACGGCGCATTCCTTCATAGCGCCGCGCACATCCACCGAAAGACGGCTCTGCGGCATTTGGGCGAAGGTGTTGGGTCTCCCGCAAATCGGCGCTGAGGATGATTTCTTCGCGCTCGGCGGACATTCGCTTCTGGCGACGCAGGCGGTGTCGCGGATGAGGGCGGCGTTCGGCGTCGACCTTCCGCTGCGCAGCCTGTTCGATCACCCGACCGTGTCGGCGCTGGCGCCGCTTCTCGACACGCTGCGCTCATCTGCCGGCTCCGTCCCTTCGCCGGCGACGCGCGAAGGCTCGCTCCCATTGTCCTTTGCGCAACAAAGACTCTGGTTTCTTGACCGGCTCCTGCCCGGCGACAGCGCATATTGCATACCCGCCGCAATTCGTCTGACCGGCCGGCTCGACGCGGCCGCGCTCGAAGCCGGACTGCGCCTTTTGGGGCATAGGCACGAAATCCTGCGCACCACCTTCTCGCACGACGAAGATCAGCCGGCGCAGGTCGTCGCCTCGGACTTCGATTTGTCCTTTTCACGGGTCGGTCTCTCGGCTCTCTCCCCCGACGAGCGAGAAGCCGAGATGCGGCGCCTCGTGGAAGCGGAAGCCCATAGATCTTTCGATCTGGCCCATGGGCCGCTGCTGCGCGCGACGCTGCTCGGGCTCGGCGAGCGTGAGCACGTCCTCGCGCTCATGCTTCATCACATTGTTTCGGACGGCTGGTCGACCGACATTCTCATTCGAGACTTCACGGCGTTCTACACCGCCTTCCGGCGCGGCCTGCAGGCGGATCTGCCGTCGCTGCCAATCCAATACGCCGATTTTTCGATCTGGCAGCGCCGGCGCATGCGCGATGGAGGATTCGAGAGCCAGATCGGCTATTGGCGGCGAAAGCTGGAGGGGGCGCCGCTGCGATCGAAGCTACCGACCGATCGTTCGCGCCCGCCGATTCAGCGTCATCGAGGCGCGACCCTCGCATTCGAGACGCCTGCGTCGGTAGCGAATGGGTTGCGGATCGTCGGGCGGCGCGCCGGAGCGACTCTCTTCATGGTCTTGCTCGCGGCCTTCAAGGTCCTGCTGATGCGCCATTCCGGCCAGCGGGACATTTGCGTCGGCACGTTGATCGCCAATCGCGCATGCCCGGAGGTCGAGAATTTGATCGGGTTTTTCGCCAATACTCTCGTGCTGCGCACGGATCTGAACGGCGACCCGACTTTCCACGAGCTTCTGGGCCGTGTTCGCGAGACCTCGCTCGAAGCCCAAGAGAACCAGGACGCTCCCTTCGAGAAGGTCGTGGAGGAGATCGATCCGCCGCGCGATCCGAGCCGCAATCCGCTCGTCCAGGTGCTGTTCGTGCTACAGAATGCGCCGCTGAGGGCGTTGGAGCTGCCCGAGTTGACGGTCGAAGCGCTGGATGTGCGCACGCGCACCGCACGGTTCGATCTCACTCTGGCCATGGTCGAGCGCGAATGCGCGCTCGTCTCAGAATGGGAATATGACAGCGATCTGTTCGACGCCGACACGGCTCGGCGGATGCAGACCGACTACGCGACGCTGCTCGAGATCGTCGCGGCGGATCCCGGAAAACGCCTTTCCGAGCTGCCGCTCCCCTCCAGAGCCCAGGCCACGGAAGTCGACGAGACGGCGCCATCGCGCCCTGCCGCGCCGGCGCCGCATGTCGCTCCGCGCAACCCGACCGAGCAGGAGCTGGCGAATCTGTTCGAGCACCTTCTCGGGGTCGACAAGGTGAGCGTCCACGATGATTTTTTCGAGATCGGCGGACATTCGCTGCTCGCCGCCGCGCTGGCGCGCCGCATGAGAAGCGCCCTTGGCGTCGATGTCCCGCTCCTGGCCGTCTTCCGAGCTCCGAGCGTCGCACGGCTCGCGGAGCTGGTAGACGATCTTCGCCGCGACGATCGGCATGTTGCGACGCTCATCGCGCCAATCGAGTCCGAGCGGCGCGAAAACCGATGGTCGATCTGA